A part of Miscanthus floridulus cultivar M001 chromosome 6, ASM1932011v1, whole genome shotgun sequence genomic DNA contains:
- the LOC136460266 gene encoding uncharacterized protein, giving the protein MKRLTKVLMDEGSGLNIMYAETLDAIGIDRSHLWPTGAPFHGILREVAKHALKIMLDSKPMKQRLCCFDEEKRRAIDEEIAKLLVAGFIYEVYHSEWLANPVLMTVDTSFQCAYECEVECCEHAAAIITSAELMAIQGKTTKEAPYSKRSAGTFEPIEGVKEVPMEV; this is encoded by the exons atgaagcggctcaccaaggtgctgatggacgaaggcagcggcctcaacatcatgtacgctgaaacgCTGGACGCCATAGGCATCGACCGGTCGCACCTCTGGCCAACtggggcacctttccatg GCATTTTGAGAGAAGTTGCCAAGCACGCATTGAAGATCATGCTAGACTCCAAGCCAATGAAGCAACGCCTATgctgcttcgatgaggagaagcgcagggccatcgacgaggagattgcgaagcttttggtggccggattcatctATGAAGTGTATCAttctgagtggttagccaatcctgttctt ATGACCGTCGACACTTCCTTCCAgtgcgcctacgagtgcgaggtggAGTGTTGTGAGCATGCCGCGGCAATCATCACCTCCGCCGAGCTCATGGCCATCCAGGGGAAGACCACCAAGGAGGCACCATACTCCAAGCGGTCGGCTGGGACCTTCGAGCCTATAGAAGGAGTCAAGGAGGTCCCCATGGAAGTCTGA
- the LOC136457743 gene encoding carboxylesterase 15-like produces MSSDTAPRVIEDYRGVIQLLSDGTVVRSDPAVLRPSDEHSPDVPGIQWEDVVYDAAHGLSLRVYRPAAATAGDAAREKKKLPVLMYFHSGGFCLGTFSQPNFHTGCLRLASELPAVVLSVDYRLGPEHRLPAAINDAAAALSWLRDQHATVVSVAGAHHHPWLAESADFTRVFVAGESSGANMSHHVAVRHGSGQLPLAPLRVAGHVLLTPFFSGVQRTAAEASPPPAVSPSFTTEMADTMWRLSLPVGATRDHPVTNPFGPDSPALGTVVFPRVLVVSAGRDILHERVLRYAARLEEMDKPVEVAVLEGQEHAFFSRQPWGEGTNETIRVVKRFVYRENAATSAE; encoded by the coding sequence ATGTCCAGTGACACGGCACCACGCGTCATCGAGGACTACCGCGGCGTCATCCAGCTCCTCAGCGACGGCACCGTCGTCCGCTCCGACCCCGCCGTCCTCCGGCCGTCCGACGAGCACTCCCCTGACGTCCCGGGCATCCAGTGGGAGGATGTCGTGTACGACGCCGCGCACGGCCTAAGCCTACGCGTGTACCGGCCGGCCGCGGCCACTGCCGGCGACGCCGCCAGGGAGAAGAAGAAGCTGCCGGTGCTCATGTACTTCCACAGCGGCGGCTTCTGCCTCGGGACGTTCTCGCAGCCCAACTTCCACACCGGGTGCCTCCGCCTCGCGTCGGAGCTGCCCGCCGTCGTGCTCTCCGTCGACTACCGCCTTGGCCCCGAGCACCGCCTCCCCGCAGCCATCAACGACGCCGCGGCCGCCCTGTCCTGGCTACGTGACCAGCACGCAACGGTCGTCAGCGTCGCGGGCGCCCATCACCATCCCTGGCTCGCCGAGTCGGCCGACTTCACCAGGGTGTTCGTGGCCGGAGAGTCGTCCGGCGCCAACATGTCCCACCACGTCGCGGTGAGGCACGGGTCCGGCCAGCTCCCGCTCGCCCCGCTGCGCGTCGCCGGGCACGTCCTGTTGACGCCGTTCTTCAGCGGGGTCCAGCGCACCGCGGCTGAGGCCTCGCCGCCGCCAGCCGTCTCGCCGTCGTTCACGACCGAGATGGCCGACACGATGTGGCGCCTGTCGCTCCCCGTGGGCGCGACCAGGGACCACCCCGTGACAAACCCGTTCGGCCCCGACAGCCCCGCGCTGGGCACCGTGGTGTTCCCGCGGGTCCTCGTGGTGTCCGCCGGCCGCGACATCCTCCACGAGCGCGTGCTGCGCTACGCGGCGAGGCTCGAGGAGATGGATAAGCCAGTGGAGGTCGCCGTCCTGGAGGGGCAGGAGCACGCCTTCTTCTCCCGCCAGCCGTGGGGCGAGGGGACCAACGAGACGATCCGAGTCGTGAAGCGCTTTGTTTACAGAGAGAACGCCGCTACTAGTGCGGAATAG